From a single bacterium genomic region:
- a CDS encoding lactamase, protein MDVTWLGHGCFRLRGRGAAVVTDPYPPAIGLKLQRLDADLVTVSHEHENHNYTQILRDAYEIRGPGEYEVAGISVIGVPTYHDAEKGAKQGRNTIYLIEIDDVRVCHLGDLGHRLDDADAEAISAPDVLLVPVGGRTAINAAEAAEVVRQLEPRYVVPMHYAIPGLKLELDTIDRFLKEMGVKPSEPQPKLSVMASSGDYETKVVVLEPKVEPR, encoded by the coding sequence TTGGACGTCACCTGGCTGGGACATGGCTGCTTTCGGCTGCGCGGCCGCGGCGCGGCAGTCGTGACCGACCCCTACCCGCCGGCGATCGGGCTCAAGCTGCAGCGGCTGGACGCCGACCTCGTGACGGTCAGCCATGAGCACGAGAACCACAACTACACCCAGATACTGCGCGACGCCTACGAGATCCGGGGGCCGGGCGAGTATGAGGTCGCGGGCATCAGCGTCATCGGCGTGCCCACCTATCACGACGCGGAGAAAGGCGCCAAGCAGGGTCGCAACACCATCTACCTGATCGAGATCGACGACGTGCGAGTGTGCCATCTCGGCGACCTCGGTCACCGACTCGACGACGCGGATGCCGAGGCCATCTCCGCGCCGGACGTGCTGCTCGTCCCGGTCGGCGGCCGCACCGCGATCAACGCCGCGGAGGCGGCGGAGGTGGTCCGCCAGCTCGAACCGCGCTACGTCGTGCCCATGCACTACGCCATCCCCGGGCTGAAGCTGGAGCTCGACACCATCGACCGGTTCCTCAAAGAGATGGGCGTGAAGCCGTCCGAGCCTCAGCCCAAGCTGTCCGTCATGGCCTCGTCGGGGGATTACGAGACCAAGGTCGTCGTCCTGGAGCCGAAAGTCGAACCCAGGTAA
- a CDS encoding CTP synthase, translating into MSKYVFVTGGVVSSLGKGITAASIGNILKARHLTVSLQKLDPYLNVDPGTMSPYQHGEVFVTDDGAETDLDLGHYERFVDENLTVASNVTTGKIYQEVIARERRGDYLGATVQVIPHVTNVIKEKILRASRDPQADAVVVEVGGTVGDIESLPFLEAIRQLKNDLGRQNVFYVHCSLVPVVHGQEMKTKPTQHSVHALRAIGIQPDAIICRSEIAIDADLKEKIALFCDVPREAVVSVPDVESIYEVPLMLEAAGLGKVMAKHFELDETAHLPDHGPWIQLVHRIKHPRATVPVALVGKYVALPDAYLSVIESLRHAGIHHGLDIEIRWVSSEKLDAGDTSPLMGVAGIVVPGGFGYRGIEGKVQASRYARHNRIPYLGLCLGMQCAVIDFAREVLDAPDANSTEFAAFTSTPVIDLMPEQRNVDQMGASMRLGLYPCKLLPGSLAHRAYGEEVVYERHRHRFEFNNEYRESMGEAGMVFSGVSPNGRLVEIVELADHPWFVASQFHPEFRSRPNRAHPLFRDFVRAAFLQSGIDQMELRPAELLEETDS; encoded by the coding sequence ATGTCGAAGTACGTTTTCGTGACCGGGGGTGTCGTCTCCTCGCTTGGGAAGGGCATCACGGCGGCGTCGATCGGGAACATCCTGAAAGCCCGCCACCTCACCGTCTCCCTCCAGAAGCTCGACCCGTACCTGAACGTGGACCCCGGCACGATGAGCCCGTACCAGCACGGCGAGGTGTTCGTCACCGACGACGGCGCCGAGACCGACCTCGACCTCGGGCACTACGAGCGCTTCGTCGACGAGAACCTGACCGTCGCCTCCAACGTCACCACCGGCAAGATCTACCAGGAGGTCATCGCGCGCGAACGTCGAGGCGACTACCTCGGCGCCACCGTGCAGGTCATCCCCCACGTCACCAACGTGATCAAGGAAAAGATCCTCCGGGCGTCACGCGACCCGCAGGCCGATGCCGTCGTGGTCGAGGTGGGAGGCACCGTCGGCGACATCGAGAGCCTTCCGTTCCTCGAGGCGATCCGCCAGCTGAAGAACGACCTCGGCCGGCAGAACGTCTTTTACGTTCACTGCTCGCTGGTCCCGGTCGTCCACGGCCAGGAGATGAAGACCAAGCCGACCCAGCACTCGGTCCATGCCCTGCGCGCCATCGGCATTCAGCCCGACGCCATCATCTGCCGTTCTGAGATCGCGATCGACGCCGACCTCAAGGAGAAGATCGCGCTGTTCTGTGACGTGCCGCGCGAGGCAGTCGTCTCGGTGCCCGACGTCGAGTCGATCTACGAGGTGCCGCTCATGCTCGAGGCCGCCGGACTCGGGAAGGTCATGGCCAAGCACTTCGAGCTCGACGAGACGGCGCATCTGCCGGACCACGGGCCGTGGATCCAGCTGGTCCACCGCATCAAGCATCCGCGCGCGACGGTGCCCGTCGCCCTGGTCGGCAAGTACGTGGCGCTGCCTGACGCTTACCTGAGCGTCATCGAGTCGCTGCGGCACGCCGGCATCCACCACGGCCTGGACATCGAGATCCGCTGGGTCTCATCCGAGAAGCTGGACGCCGGCGACACCTCGCCGCTGATGGGCGTCGCCGGCATCGTGGTGCCCGGTGGCTTCGGGTACCGCGGCATCGAAGGCAAGGTGCAGGCGTCGCGATATGCGCGCCACAACCGCATCCCATACCTCGGCCTGTGCCTCGGCATGCAGTGCGCGGTCATCGACTTCGCGCGTGAGGTCCTCGACGCGCCGGACGCCAACTCCACCGAGTTCGCGGCCTTCACCTCGACGCCGGTCATCGACCTGATGCCCGAACAGAGGAATGTCGACCAGATGGGGGCTTCGATGCGGCTCGGCCTGTACCCGTGCAAGCTGCTGCCCGGCTCGCTGGCGCACAGGGCCTACGGCGAAGAGGTCGTTTACGAGCGGCACCGCCACCGCTTCGAGTTCAACAACGAGTACCGCGAGTCGATGGGCGAGGCGGGCATGGTTTTCAGCGGCGTTTCGCCGAACGGCCGGCTGGTCGAGATCGTCGAGCTGGCCGACCACCCATGGTTCGTCGCCAGCCAGTTCCATCCCGAGTTCCGCTCGCGTCCGAACCGCGCGCACCCGCTCTTCCGTGACTTCGTGCGTGCGGCCTTCCTGCAGAGCGGTATCGACCAGATGGAGCTTCGCCCGGCCGAGCTGCTGGAAGAGACCGACAGCTAG
- a CDS encoding fructose-bisphosphatase class II, protein MEQQRGAIPSFQARAELSLELVHATEAAALAAARLLGKGDPDRVSEVAGEAMRGVLEASSSSGTVVLSPRNESYLAPGTVLAGGDRRVDFGLFPVEGASQVARGAASAVSVLVAVEPGGFAQLPEVWHVEKIVAGPAARGAIDLDDPIADNLRRIAFARDARVQDLTVAILDRPRHQDLMAEVAAAGARILALGEGDFAGAVMAALPGTGIDAAIGIGDLHATLIAACAVRCLGGELQARLWPRNEEERLLIGDQAPRVFGVADLAPAAEVAVAITGVSGGQLLPGVMFGSGYAETSSLLMSSRHATVRRLTTRHHVAGDPS, encoded by the coding sequence GTGGAGCAGCAGAGAGGGGCGATCCCGTCGTTTCAGGCGCGCGCCGAGCTGTCGCTCGAGCTCGTGCACGCCACGGAGGCGGCGGCGCTGGCCGCCGCGCGCCTGCTCGGCAAGGGCGATCCGGACCGGGTCAGCGAGGTCGCCGGAGAGGCGATGCGCGGCGTGCTCGAGGCCTCCAGCAGCTCGGGCACCGTCGTCCTCAGCCCGCGCAACGAGTCCTACCTCGCGCCGGGCACCGTCCTTGCCGGCGGCGACCGGCGGGTCGACTTCGGGCTCTTTCCGGTCGAGGGGGCGAGCCAGGTCGCGCGCGGCGCCGCCAGCGCGGTTTCCGTGCTGGTCGCGGTCGAGCCGGGCGGCTTCGCCCAGCTGCCGGAGGTGTGGCATGTCGAGAAGATCGTCGCCGGCCCGGCGGCGCGCGGCGCGATCGATCTCGACGACCCGATCGCCGACAACCTTCGCCGCATCGCCTTCGCGCGCGACGCCCGCGTCCAGGACCTCACGGTGGCCATCCTCGACCGTCCCCGCCACCAGGACCTCATGGCCGAGGTCGCGGCCGCCGGCGCGCGAATCCTCGCCCTCGGGGAGGGTGATTTCGCCGGCGCCGTCATGGCGGCCCTGCCCGGTACCGGGATCGACGCCGCGATCGGCATCGGCGACCTGCACGCAACCCTGATCGCAGCCTGCGCGGTGCGGTGTCTGGGCGGTGAGCTGCAGGCGCGGCTGTGGCCCCGCAACGAGGAGGAGAGGCTCCTCATCGGGGACCAGGCGCCCCGGGTTTTCGGGGTTGCCGACCTGGCCCCGGCCGCCGAGGTCGCCGTCGCCATCACCGGCGTCAGTGGCGGCCAGCTCCTGCCGGGAGTGATGTTCGGGAGCGGCTACGCCGAAACCTCGTCGCTGCTCATGTCCAGCCGGCACGCCACCGTCCGGCGGCTGACCACCCGCCATCACGTGGCCGGGGACCCGAGCTAG
- a CDS encoding site-2 protease family protein, which translates to MNDKDALTPPPGGSYIPPPPSFPVSSDIPPQSPYHHAPAPPSSNRGLMGGLGAVLAAAWAFVKFGGILLFKIPALGTLLSLVVSFGGYALFYGPWFAVGLVVMIFVHEMGHVVEIRRQGMQATAPIFIPFMGAAIFQRSHPTDALKQAQIGIAGPIAGTLGATAAFVLYGSTHSPVLLLTALIGFYINLFNLIPVWQLDGAWILAPVSKWFQVAGYALIAAGALFLGFFSPLVIIIAVLGIPTLIQRFRDANNPYYTSVSARGRWAMGAAWLALVIYLGVASLQASSLLGSFAR; encoded by the coding sequence ATGAACGATAAGGACGCCCTGACGCCGCCACCGGGCGGGAGCTATATTCCCCCGCCCCCGAGCTTCCCTGTGTCCTCGGACATCCCGCCGCAGTCGCCGTACCACCACGCGCCGGCGCCGCCAAGCTCCAACCGCGGCCTCATGGGCGGCCTGGGAGCCGTCCTCGCCGCGGCCTGGGCGTTCGTCAAGTTCGGGGGGATCCTGCTGTTCAAGATTCCGGCCCTGGGGACGCTGCTCTCGCTGGTGGTCAGCTTCGGCGGCTATGCGCTGTTCTACGGCCCCTGGTTCGCGGTCGGGCTGGTCGTGATGATCTTTGTGCACGAGATGGGACACGTGGTCGAGATCCGGCGCCAGGGCATGCAGGCGACGGCGCCGATCTTCATCCCGTTCATGGGCGCGGCCATCTTCCAGCGCTCACACCCCACCGACGCCCTCAAGCAGGCCCAGATCGGAATTGCGGGCCCCATCGCCGGCACCCTCGGCGCCACCGCCGCCTTCGTGCTCTACGGGTCGACGCACTCCCCGGTCCTGCTGCTCACGGCCCTCATCGGCTTCTACATCAACCTGTTCAACCTGATCCCGGTCTGGCAGCTGGACGGGGCGTGGATCCTCGCGCCGGTCTCGAAGTGGTTCCAGGTCGCGGGCTACGCGCTGATCGCGGCGGGCGCCCTGTTCCTGGGCTTCTTCAGCCCGCTGGTGATCATCATCGCCGTGCTCGGGATCCCGACTTTGATCCAGCGCTTCCGCGATGCCAACAACCCGTACTACACGTCGGTTTCCGCTCGCGGCCGGTGGGCCATGGGCGCCGCGTGGCTGGCCCTTGTCATCTATCTCGGAGTCGCAAGCCTTCAGGCGAGCAGCTTGCTCGGTTCCTTCGCTCGCTAA
- a CDS encoding 50S ribosomal protein L31, producing the protein MKAQIHPTYYEDAVVTCVCGNTFTTGSTRKELKTEICSVCHPFFTGTQRIVDTGGQVERFRKRAAKTRA; encoded by the coding sequence TTGAAAGCACAGATCCATCCCACCTACTACGAGGACGCGGTCGTCACCTGCGTGTGCGGGAACACGTTCACGACCGGGTCGACGCGCAAAGAGCTCAAGACCGAGATCTGCTCCGTCTGCCACCCGTTCTTCACGGGCACCCAGCGGATCGTGGACACCGGCGGTCAGGTCGAGCGGTTCCGCAAGCGGGCTGCGAAGACCAGAGCGTAG
- a CDS encoding DUF1385 domain-containing protein: protein MAVPEVTAPETGTPPHNLAPEAAPAPAAQAPRSSGGGAEPFFYGGQAVIEGVMMRGKRHYAVAVRLLNTHEIVVDRGELKASIYVNPIWKLPFIRGLALIGEQLHLGMKSLMWSANMAAGAQDVEISKKEIGGSVAVAGVFALAIFIGLPLLLASVAVHRSGSFLFVLVEGLIRVGLVLGYLSAIALLPDVRRVFQYHGAEHKTINAFESGWPIDVPSVRRASTLHPRCGTGFLLVVLVVSVIVFSAVAIFHPNWFWLVLSRLLAIPIIAGAGFELIRFMARHRHHPVVRVMLLPVLGTQKFTTREPSDDMLEVAITAFNSARQGEEDTAGAAA from the coding sequence ATGGCCGTCCCGGAGGTAACCGCTCCGGAGACGGGGACTCCGCCCCACAACCTGGCGCCGGAGGCCGCTCCCGCGCCCGCGGCCCAGGCGCCCCGGAGCTCGGGCGGCGGGGCCGAGCCGTTTTTCTATGGCGGCCAGGCGGTCATCGAGGGCGTGATGATGCGCGGCAAGCGTCACTACGCGGTCGCCGTGCGCCTGCTGAACACGCATGAGATCGTCGTCGACCGCGGTGAGCTGAAAGCGTCCATCTACGTCAACCCGATCTGGAAGCTGCCCTTCATTCGCGGCCTCGCCCTCATCGGAGAGCAGCTGCACCTCGGGATGAAGTCTTTGATGTGGTCGGCCAACATGGCGGCCGGCGCCCAGGACGTCGAGATCAGCAAGAAGGAGATCGGCGGCTCGGTCGCGGTCGCGGGCGTGTTCGCGCTGGCGATCTTCATCGGCCTGCCTCTGCTCCTGGCGAGCGTCGCGGTCCACCGCAGCGGCAGCTTTCTCTTCGTCCTGGTCGAGGGCTTGATCCGCGTCGGCCTGGTCCTCGGCTACCTGTCCGCGATCGCCCTGCTGCCAGATGTGCGTCGCGTCTTCCAGTACCACGGGGCGGAGCACAAGACGATTAACGCGTTCGAATCGGGATGGCCCATCGACGTTCCGTCCGTGCGCCGCGCCAGCACCCTTCACCCGCGCTGCGGGACAGGGTTCCTGCTCGTCGTTCTCGTCGTCAGCGTGATCGTCTTCAGCGCCGTGGCGATCTTTCACCCGAACTGGTTCTGGCTCGTGCTGAGCCGGCTGCTTGCGATTCCGATCATCGCGGGCGCCGGGTTCGAGCTCATCCGGTTCATGGCGCGCCACCGCCACCACCCCGTGGTGCGCGTCATGCTGCTGCCGGTGCTGGGGACGCAGAAGTTCACCACGCGTGAGCCCTCCGACGACATGCTCGAGGTTGCGATCACCGCCTTCAACAGCGCCCGCCAGGGTGAGGAGGACACCGCCGGAGCGGCGGCGTGA
- a CDS encoding peptide chain release factor 1 — MIDRLEAMARRYQEIENEMGRPEVASDHAQLTKLAREQHALRETVQAYDAYRRARQEIESARELIRQEKDAEMQEYLRAEEHHASAELGELEEKLKVLLLPKDPNDERDVVVEIQGAEGGEEAALFAADLYRMYQRWAERKGWKVEVADVSPSDKGGFDKIEFEVHGHGAYSQLKYEGGVHRVQRVPKTEAQGRIHTSAATVAVMPEADPVEVELKPEDIEIKTSTSTGPGGQSVNTTYSAIRITHKPTGMVVSIQDEKSQLQNKEKALRVLRARLYELKLAEQQAAIGAQRRGMVGSGNRSEKIRTYNFKENRVTDHRIKLTLHKLDQVMAGDLDELVTALVNAERAAQLDGAPA; from the coding sequence GTGATCGACCGGCTCGAGGCGATGGCTCGCCGGTATCAAGAGATCGAGAACGAGATGGGGCGGCCGGAGGTCGCCTCGGATCACGCCCAGCTGACCAAGCTCGCGCGCGAGCAGCACGCTCTGCGAGAGACCGTCCAGGCCTACGACGCATATCGCCGCGCACGCCAGGAGATCGAGTCGGCTCGGGAGCTGATCCGGCAGGAAAAAGACGCGGAGATGCAGGAATATCTGCGGGCGGAGGAGCACCACGCCTCGGCCGAGCTCGGCGAGCTCGAGGAGAAGTTGAAAGTGCTGCTGCTGCCCAAGGACCCCAACGACGAGCGCGACGTGGTGGTCGAGATCCAGGGCGCGGAGGGTGGGGAGGAGGCGGCGCTGTTCGCCGCCGACCTCTATCGCATGTACCAGAGGTGGGCGGAGCGCAAGGGCTGGAAGGTCGAGGTCGCGGACGTCTCGCCCAGCGACAAGGGCGGCTTTGACAAGATCGAGTTCGAGGTCCACGGCCACGGCGCTTATTCGCAGCTCAAGTACGAGGGCGGCGTGCATCGAGTGCAGCGCGTGCCGAAGACGGAGGCGCAGGGGCGCATTCACACGTCGGCGGCGACCGTCGCCGTCATGCCCGAGGCGGATCCCGTGGAGGTGGAGCTCAAACCCGAGGACATCGAGATCAAGACCTCGACGTCGACCGGCCCCGGCGGCCAGAGCGTGAACACCACGTATTCGGCGATTCGCATCACGCACAAGCCGACCGGGATGGTGGTGAGCATCCAGGACGAGAAGTCTCAGCTCCAGAACAAGGAGAAGGCCCTGCGCGTGCTGCGGGCGAGGCTGTACGAGCTGAAGCTCGCCGAGCAGCAGGCCGCGATCGGCGCGCAGCGCCGCGGCATGGTGGGCAGCGGCAACCGGTCCGAGAAGATCCGCACCTACAACTTCAAAGAGAACCGGGTCACCGACCACCGGATCAAGCTCACGCTGCACAAGCTCGACCAGGTGATGGCGGGCGATCTCGACGAGCTGGTCACCGCCCTGGTCAACGCCGAGCGGGCGGCGCAGCTCGACGGCGCTCCCGCCTGA